A stretch of Glandiceps talaboti chromosome 18, keGlaTala1.1, whole genome shotgun sequence DNA encodes these proteins:
- the LOC144449066 gene encoding uncharacterized protein LOC144449066 has translation MGIKVYLTSISGSNEIRKRQQLVNFLLEGCKIEFEKIDVASDDTVKKSMWEKCEKKPENGRPLPPQFFFDDEYLGDYEDFDKAKENERLWKFLRVNNPIPKPKTRFHRGDSIEEEKEPDKEEAKETKEDTKEDEDKTETDGNQEKEKEEAKEDDGGEEEEKDDAAEEGKEDKSEENEEDDMMALLGGGDSKKEEKEEAEEDDMMALLGGGDSKKEEKEEKPEEDDMMALLGGGDSKKEEKEEKPEEDDMMALLGGGDSKKEEKEEKPEEDDMMALLGGGDSKKEEKEEKPEEDDMMALLGGGDSKKEEKEEAEEKTEEDDTMALLGGGDSKKEEKEEAEEDDMMALLGGGDSKKEEKEEKTEEDDMMALLGGGDSKKEEKEEKPEEDDMMALLGGGDSKKEEKEEAEEKAEEDDTMALLGGGDSKKEEKEEKTEEDDMMALLGGGDSKKEEKDKDAESKEEEKKEEDTREEEKKEEEKVETKEREEEKKEKEREPEEEEPTSYRRSPYSRRRWDDDDEDTGSSSPYSFRRRRQMMQDDDDDDDSMSFLRTGSGRRKKIADDDDDDVMKFLG, from the exons ATCAGAAAACGTCAGCAACTCGTGAATTTTCTTCTGGAAGGATGTAAGATAGAATTTGAAAAGATTGATGTAGCATCCGATGACACTGTCAAGAAAAGCATGTGGGAGAAATGTGAGAAAAAACCAGAAAATGGTAGACCCCTGCCACCGCAATTCTTTTTCGACGATGAATATCTCGGG GATTACGAAGATTTCGACAAAGCTAAAGAAAACGAGAGATTGTGGAAATTTCTGAGAGTAAACAACCCAATCCCAAAACCCAAAACACGATTTCACAGAGGTGACAGcatagaagaagaaaaagaaccAG ATAAAGAAGAGGCCAAGGAGACAAAGGAAGACACGAAAGAGGATGAAGAcaagacagagacagatggaAATCAAGAGAAGGAAAAGGAGGAAGCAAAAGAAGACGATGGAGGAGAGGAAGAAGAAAAGGATGATGCAGCCGAAGAGGGGAAGGAGGACAAATCAGAAGAAAATGAGGAAGATGACATGATGGCCCTCCTTGGAGGAGGTGATTCTAAGAAAGAGGAAAAAGAGGAAGCAGAGGAGGATGATATGATGGCCCTTCTTGGAGGAGGCGATTCTAAGAAAGAGGAAAAAGAGGAAAAACCAGAGGAAGATGACATGATGGCCCTTCTTGGAGGAGGTGATTCTAAGAAAGAGGAAAAAGAGGAAAAACCAGAGGAAGATGATATGATGGCCCTTCTTGGAGGAGGTGATTCTAAGAAAGAGGAAAAAGAGGAAAAACCAGAGGAAGATGACATGATGGCCCTTCTTGGAGGAGGTGATTCTAAGAAAGAGGAAAAAGAGGAAAAACCAGAGGAAGATGATATGATGGCCCTTCTTGGAGGAGGCGATTCTAAGAAAGAGGAAAAAGAGGAAGCAGAGGAAAAAACGGAAGAGGATGACACGATGGCCCTTCTTGGCGGAGGCGATTCTAAGAAAGAGGAAAAAGAGGAAGCAGAGGAGGATGATATGATGGCCCTTCTTGGAGGAGGTGATTCTAAGAAAGAGGAAAAAGAGGAAAAAACAGAGGAAGATGATATGATGGCCCTTCTTGGAGGAGGCGATTCTAAGAAAGAGGAAAAAGAGGAAAAACCAGAGGAAGATGATATGATGGCCCTTCTTGGAGGAGGTGATTCTAAGAAAGAGGAAAAAGAGGAAGCAGAGGAAAAAGCAGAAGAGGATGACACGATGGCCCTTCTTGGAGGAGGCGATTCTAAGAAAGAGGAAAAAGAGGAAAAAACAGAGGAAGATGACATGATGGCCCTTCTTGGAGGAGGCGATTCTAAGAAAGAGGAAAAAGATAAAGATGCAGAAAGTaaggaagaagaaaagaaagaggAAGACACCAGAGAGGAAGAAAAGAAGGAAGAAGAGAAGGTAGAGACAAAGGAAAgggaagaagaaaagaaagagaaGGAAAGGGAACCTGAGGAAGAAGAACCAACTAGTTACAGAAGAAGTCCGTACAGTAGGAGACGatgggatgatgatgatgaagacacAGGCAGCAGTTCTCCGTACAGCTTTAGGAGACGAAGACAAATGATgcaagatgatgatgatgacgacgattcTATGAGTTTTCTACGAACAGGCAGTGGAAGAAGGAAAAAAATTgccgatgacgatgatgatgacgtaaTGAAATTTTTAGGATGA